One window of Arvicola amphibius chromosome 6, mArvAmp1.2, whole genome shotgun sequence genomic DNA carries:
- the Dclre1c gene encoding protein artemis isoform X1 → MSSFQGQMVEYPTISIDRFDRENLKARAYFLSHCHKDHMKGLRAPSMKRRLECSLKVFLYCSPVTKELLLTSPKYKFWEKRIIAIEIETPTQIALVDEASGEKEEVVVTLLPAGHCPGSVMFLFQGSNGTVLYTGDFRLAKGEASRMELLHSGGRVKDIQSVYLDTTFCDPRFYQIPSREECLRGILELVRSWITRSPHHAVWLNCKAAYGYEYLFTNLSEELGVQVHVDKMDMFRNMPDILHHLTTDRNTQIHACRHPKAEEYFHWNKLPCGITSKNKTVLHTISIKPSTMWFGERTRKTNVIVRTGESSYRACFSFHSSYSEIKDFLSYICPVNAYPNVIPVGLTVDKVMDVLKPLCRSSRSAEPKYKPLGKLKRTRTIYVDSEEEDDLFDDPLPIPLRHKVPYQLTLHPEVFPVKALPQDQSELRQSPGYYKADSMQKASLANFIDCEESNSDTEEELEAPPSLQGGLGPVIVPQQNADADTPQWEVFFKRKDDVTDECLENLPSSIETGESQSPRLLTDSDGESTHISSQNSSQSTHITDQGSQGWDSQGDTILLSSQERSAGDSTSLNRDAYTPKSRENISASQMEQNAHGPQDSYCDSKSRDEGNGGPHIGEPDTVSGKKSPPEKTLLTSTHADSQSSSDFEIPSTPEAELPKPEHLQYLYGKLATGESIVVEKRNAHS, encoded by the exons ATGAGCTCCTTCCAGGGACAGATGGTGGAATATCCAACCATCTCTATTGACCGCTTTGACCGGGAGAACCTGAAAGCCCGCGCCTACTTCCTTTCGCACTGTCACAAGG ATCACATGAAAGGATTGAGGGCTCCTTCCATGAAAAGGAGGCTGGAATGCAG TTTGAAGGTTTTCCTGTACTGTTCTCCAGTTACCAAGGAGCTGTTGTTAACTAGCCCAAAGTACAAATTCTGGGAAAAACGAATT ATAGCAATTGAAATTGAAACTCCTACCCAGATAGCTTTAGTTGACGAGGCATCAGGTGAG aaggaAGAGGTTGTTGTGACTCTCTTACCAGCTGGTCACTGCCCAGGATCAGTTAT gtttttatttcAGGGCAGTAATGGAACCGTCTTATACACAGGAGACTTCAGACTGGCAAAAGGAGAAGCTTCTAGAATGGAGCTTCTGCACTCTGGGGGCAG agtAAAAGACATCCAAAGTGTATATTTAGACACCACATTCTGTGACCCAAGGTTTTATCAAATTCCAAGTCGT GAGGAGTGCTTAAGGGGAATTTTGGAGCTGGTTCGGAGCTGGATCACTAGGAGTCCACACCACGCTGTATGGCTGAACTGTAAAGCAGCTTATGGCTATGAGTATTTGTTCACCAACCTGAGTGAGGAGCTGGGAGTCCAG GTTCATGTGGACAAGATGGATATGTTTAGAAACATGCCTGATATCCTCCATCACCTCACCACGGACCGAAACACCCAAATCCATGCCTGCCGCCACCCAAAG gcagAAGAGTATTTTCACTGGAATAAATTACCCTGTGGGATTActtccaaaaacaaaactgtgCTCCATACAATCAGCATCAAACCATCCACCATGTGGTTCGGAGAGAGAACCAGAAAAACCAACGTGATAGTGAG GACAGGAGAGAGCTCATACagagcttgcttttcttttcactCCTCCTACAGTGAG ATTAAAGATTTTTTGAGTTACATCTGTCCAGTGAATGCCTATCCAAATGTCATTCCAGTAGGCCTCACCGTGGATAAGGTCATGGACGT TTTAAAGCCTCTGTGCCGATCTTCCCGAAGTGCCGAACCAAAGTACAAACCACTTGGAAAACTGAAGAGAACCAGAACAATCTATGTAGACTCAG aggaggaagatgatCTCTTTGATGACCCTCTACCAATACCGTTAAGGCACAAAGTTCCGTACCAGCTAACTCTACATCCTGAGGTATTTCCAGTGAAGGCATTGCCACAAGACCAGTCTGAACTGAGACAAAGCCCTGGGTACTACAAAGCAGATAGTATGCAGAAGGCTTCTCTGGCCAACTTCATAGACTGTGAAGAATCTAACAGTGACACTGAAGAAGAGTTAGAAGCCCCACCTTCACTACAGGGAGGTCTGGGCCCTGTGATAGTCCCCCAGCAAAATGCTGATGCAGACACACCACAGTGGGAAGTGTTCTTCAAAAGAAAAGATGATGTCACAGATGAATGTTTGGAAAATTTACCTTCCTCCATAGAGACGGGGGAATCTCAGTCACcaaggcttctcactgactctgatgGAGAATCCACTCacatctcttcccagaattcatctCAGTCAACACACATAACAGATCAAGGAAGTCAAGgctgggacagccagggtgatACTATTTTGTTATCTTCCCAAGAGAGAAGTGCTGGGGATAGCACATCTTTGAACAGAGATGCCTACacaccaaaaagcagagagaatatttctgcctctcaaatgGAACAGAATGCACATGGTCCACAGGATTCTTACTGTGATTCGAAAAGCAGAGATGAGGGAAATGGAGGTCCTCACATTGGAGAACCAGATACTGTGAGTGGCAAGAAATCCCCACCTGAGAAAACATTACTAACCAGCACACATGCGGATTCACAGAGCTCCTCCGATTTTGAAATCCCCTCAACTCCAGAGGCTGAGCTTCCTAAACCAGAGCATTTACAGTATTTATATGGAAAACTGGCAACAGGTGAGAGTATAGTTGTCGAGAAAAGAAATGCTCACTCTTAG
- the Dclre1c gene encoding protein artemis isoform X2 codes for MSSFQGQMVEYPTISIDRFDRENLKARAYFLSHCHKDHMKGLRAPSMKRRLECSLKVFLYCSPVTKELLLTSPKYKFWEKRIKEEVVVTLLPAGHCPGSVMFLFQGSNGTVLYTGDFRLAKGEASRMELLHSGGRVKDIQSVYLDTTFCDPRFYQIPSREECLRGILELVRSWITRSPHHAVWLNCKAAYGYEYLFTNLSEELGVQVHVDKMDMFRNMPDILHHLTTDRNTQIHACRHPKAEEYFHWNKLPCGITSKNKTVLHTISIKPSTMWFGERTRKTNVIVRTGESSYRACFSFHSSYSEIKDFLSYICPVNAYPNVIPVGLTVDKVMDVLKPLCRSSRSAEPKYKPLGKLKRTRTIYVDSEEEDDLFDDPLPIPLRHKVPYQLTLHPEVFPVKALPQDQSELRQSPGYYKADSMQKASLANFIDCEESNSDTEEELEAPPSLQGGLGPVIVPQQNADADTPQWEVFFKRKDDVTDECLENLPSSIETGESQSPRLLTDSDGESTHISSQNSSQSTHITDQGSQGWDSQGDTILLSSQERSAGDSTSLNRDAYTPKSRENISASQMEQNAHGPQDSYCDSKSRDEGNGGPHIGEPDTVSGKKSPPEKTLLTSTHADSQSSSDFEIPSTPEAELPKPEHLQYLYGKLATGESIVVEKRNAHS; via the exons ATGAGCTCCTTCCAGGGACAGATGGTGGAATATCCAACCATCTCTATTGACCGCTTTGACCGGGAGAACCTGAAAGCCCGCGCCTACTTCCTTTCGCACTGTCACAAGG ATCACATGAAAGGATTGAGGGCTCCTTCCATGAAAAGGAGGCTGGAATGCAG TTTGAAGGTTTTCCTGTACTGTTCTCCAGTTACCAAGGAGCTGTTGTTAACTAGCCCAAAGTACAAATTCTGGGAAAAACGAATT aaggaAGAGGTTGTTGTGACTCTCTTACCAGCTGGTCACTGCCCAGGATCAGTTAT gtttttatttcAGGGCAGTAATGGAACCGTCTTATACACAGGAGACTTCAGACTGGCAAAAGGAGAAGCTTCTAGAATGGAGCTTCTGCACTCTGGGGGCAG agtAAAAGACATCCAAAGTGTATATTTAGACACCACATTCTGTGACCCAAGGTTTTATCAAATTCCAAGTCGT GAGGAGTGCTTAAGGGGAATTTTGGAGCTGGTTCGGAGCTGGATCACTAGGAGTCCACACCACGCTGTATGGCTGAACTGTAAAGCAGCTTATGGCTATGAGTATTTGTTCACCAACCTGAGTGAGGAGCTGGGAGTCCAG GTTCATGTGGACAAGATGGATATGTTTAGAAACATGCCTGATATCCTCCATCACCTCACCACGGACCGAAACACCCAAATCCATGCCTGCCGCCACCCAAAG gcagAAGAGTATTTTCACTGGAATAAATTACCCTGTGGGATTActtccaaaaacaaaactgtgCTCCATACAATCAGCATCAAACCATCCACCATGTGGTTCGGAGAGAGAACCAGAAAAACCAACGTGATAGTGAG GACAGGAGAGAGCTCATACagagcttgcttttcttttcactCCTCCTACAGTGAG ATTAAAGATTTTTTGAGTTACATCTGTCCAGTGAATGCCTATCCAAATGTCATTCCAGTAGGCCTCACCGTGGATAAGGTCATGGACGT TTTAAAGCCTCTGTGCCGATCTTCCCGAAGTGCCGAACCAAAGTACAAACCACTTGGAAAACTGAAGAGAACCAGAACAATCTATGTAGACTCAG aggaggaagatgatCTCTTTGATGACCCTCTACCAATACCGTTAAGGCACAAAGTTCCGTACCAGCTAACTCTACATCCTGAGGTATTTCCAGTGAAGGCATTGCCACAAGACCAGTCTGAACTGAGACAAAGCCCTGGGTACTACAAAGCAGATAGTATGCAGAAGGCTTCTCTGGCCAACTTCATAGACTGTGAAGAATCTAACAGTGACACTGAAGAAGAGTTAGAAGCCCCACCTTCACTACAGGGAGGTCTGGGCCCTGTGATAGTCCCCCAGCAAAATGCTGATGCAGACACACCACAGTGGGAAGTGTTCTTCAAAAGAAAAGATGATGTCACAGATGAATGTTTGGAAAATTTACCTTCCTCCATAGAGACGGGGGAATCTCAGTCACcaaggcttctcactgactctgatgGAGAATCCACTCacatctcttcccagaattcatctCAGTCAACACACATAACAGATCAAGGAAGTCAAGgctgggacagccagggtgatACTATTTTGTTATCTTCCCAAGAGAGAAGTGCTGGGGATAGCACATCTTTGAACAGAGATGCCTACacaccaaaaagcagagagaatatttctgcctctcaaatgGAACAGAATGCACATGGTCCACAGGATTCTTACTGTGATTCGAAAAGCAGAGATGAGGGAAATGGAGGTCCTCACATTGGAGAACCAGATACTGTGAGTGGCAAGAAATCCCCACCTGAGAAAACATTACTAACCAGCACACATGCGGATTCACAGAGCTCCTCCGATTTTGAAATCCCCTCAACTCCAGAGGCTGAGCTTCCTAAACCAGAGCATTTACAGTATTTATATGGAAAACTGGCAACAGGTGAGAGTATAGTTGTCGAGAAAAGAAATGCTCACTCTTAG
- the Dclre1c gene encoding protein artemis isoform X3 yields MQIAIEIETPTQIALVDEASGEKEEVVVTLLPAGHCPGSVMFLFQGSNGTVLYTGDFRLAKGEASRMELLHSGGRVKDIQSVYLDTTFCDPRFYQIPSREECLRGILELVRSWITRSPHHAVWLNCKAAYGYEYLFTNLSEELGVQVHVDKMDMFRNMPDILHHLTTDRNTQIHACRHPKAEEYFHWNKLPCGITSKNKTVLHTISIKPSTMWFGERTRKTNVIVRTGESSYRACFSFHSSYSEIKDFLSYICPVNAYPNVIPVGLTVDKVMDVLKPLCRSSRSAEPKYKPLGKLKRTRTIYVDSEEEDDLFDDPLPIPLRHKVPYQLTLHPEVFPVKALPQDQSELRQSPGYYKADSMQKASLANFIDCEESNSDTEEELEAPPSLQGGLGPVIVPQQNADADTPQWEVFFKRKDDVTDECLENLPSSIETGESQSPRLLTDSDGESTHISSQNSSQSTHITDQGSQGWDSQGDTILLSSQERSAGDSTSLNRDAYTPKSRENISASQMEQNAHGPQDSYCDSKSRDEGNGGPHIGEPDTVSGKKSPPEKTLLTSTHADSQSSSDFEIPSTPEAELPKPEHLQYLYGKLATGESIVVEKRNAHS; encoded by the exons ATGCAG ATAGCAATTGAAATTGAAACTCCTACCCAGATAGCTTTAGTTGACGAGGCATCAGGTGAG aaggaAGAGGTTGTTGTGACTCTCTTACCAGCTGGTCACTGCCCAGGATCAGTTAT gtttttatttcAGGGCAGTAATGGAACCGTCTTATACACAGGAGACTTCAGACTGGCAAAAGGAGAAGCTTCTAGAATGGAGCTTCTGCACTCTGGGGGCAG agtAAAAGACATCCAAAGTGTATATTTAGACACCACATTCTGTGACCCAAGGTTTTATCAAATTCCAAGTCGT GAGGAGTGCTTAAGGGGAATTTTGGAGCTGGTTCGGAGCTGGATCACTAGGAGTCCACACCACGCTGTATGGCTGAACTGTAAAGCAGCTTATGGCTATGAGTATTTGTTCACCAACCTGAGTGAGGAGCTGGGAGTCCAG GTTCATGTGGACAAGATGGATATGTTTAGAAACATGCCTGATATCCTCCATCACCTCACCACGGACCGAAACACCCAAATCCATGCCTGCCGCCACCCAAAG gcagAAGAGTATTTTCACTGGAATAAATTACCCTGTGGGATTActtccaaaaacaaaactgtgCTCCATACAATCAGCATCAAACCATCCACCATGTGGTTCGGAGAGAGAACCAGAAAAACCAACGTGATAGTGAG GACAGGAGAGAGCTCATACagagcttgcttttcttttcactCCTCCTACAGTGAG ATTAAAGATTTTTTGAGTTACATCTGTCCAGTGAATGCCTATCCAAATGTCATTCCAGTAGGCCTCACCGTGGATAAGGTCATGGACGT TTTAAAGCCTCTGTGCCGATCTTCCCGAAGTGCCGAACCAAAGTACAAACCACTTGGAAAACTGAAGAGAACCAGAACAATCTATGTAGACTCAG aggaggaagatgatCTCTTTGATGACCCTCTACCAATACCGTTAAGGCACAAAGTTCCGTACCAGCTAACTCTACATCCTGAGGTATTTCCAGTGAAGGCATTGCCACAAGACCAGTCTGAACTGAGACAAAGCCCTGGGTACTACAAAGCAGATAGTATGCAGAAGGCTTCTCTGGCCAACTTCATAGACTGTGAAGAATCTAACAGTGACACTGAAGAAGAGTTAGAAGCCCCACCTTCACTACAGGGAGGTCTGGGCCCTGTGATAGTCCCCCAGCAAAATGCTGATGCAGACACACCACAGTGGGAAGTGTTCTTCAAAAGAAAAGATGATGTCACAGATGAATGTTTGGAAAATTTACCTTCCTCCATAGAGACGGGGGAATCTCAGTCACcaaggcttctcactgactctgatgGAGAATCCACTCacatctcttcccagaattcatctCAGTCAACACACATAACAGATCAAGGAAGTCAAGgctgggacagccagggtgatACTATTTTGTTATCTTCCCAAGAGAGAAGTGCTGGGGATAGCACATCTTTGAACAGAGATGCCTACacaccaaaaagcagagagaatatttctgcctctcaaatgGAACAGAATGCACATGGTCCACAGGATTCTTACTGTGATTCGAAAAGCAGAGATGAGGGAAATGGAGGTCCTCACATTGGAGAACCAGATACTGTGAGTGGCAAGAAATCCCCACCTGAGAAAACATTACTAACCAGCACACATGCGGATTCACAGAGCTCCTCCGATTTTGAAATCCCCTCAACTCCAGAGGCTGAGCTTCCTAAACCAGAGCATTTACAGTATTTATATGGAAAACTGGCAACAGGTGAGAGTATAGTTGTCGAGAAAAGAAATGCTCACTCTTAG
- the Dclre1c gene encoding protein artemis isoform X4 — protein sequence MFLFQGSNGTVLYTGDFRLAKGEASRMELLHSGGRVKDIQSVYLDTTFCDPRFYQIPSREECLRGILELVRSWITRSPHHAVWLNCKAAYGYEYLFTNLSEELGVQVHVDKMDMFRNMPDILHHLTTDRNTQIHACRHPKAEEYFHWNKLPCGITSKNKTVLHTISIKPSTMWFGERTRKTNVIVRTGESSYRACFSFHSSYSEIKDFLSYICPVNAYPNVIPVGLTVDKVMDVLKPLCRSSRSAEPKYKPLGKLKRTRTIYVDSEEEDDLFDDPLPIPLRHKVPYQLTLHPEVFPVKALPQDQSELRQSPGYYKADSMQKASLANFIDCEESNSDTEEELEAPPSLQGGLGPVIVPQQNADADTPQWEVFFKRKDDVTDECLENLPSSIETGESQSPRLLTDSDGESTHISSQNSSQSTHITDQGSQGWDSQGDTILLSSQERSAGDSTSLNRDAYTPKSRENISASQMEQNAHGPQDSYCDSKSRDEGNGGPHIGEPDTVSGKKSPPEKTLLTSTHADSQSSSDFEIPSTPEAELPKPEHLQYLYGKLATGESIVVEKRNAHS from the exons AT gtttttatttcAGGGCAGTAATGGAACCGTCTTATACACAGGAGACTTCAGACTGGCAAAAGGAGAAGCTTCTAGAATGGAGCTTCTGCACTCTGGGGGCAG agtAAAAGACATCCAAAGTGTATATTTAGACACCACATTCTGTGACCCAAGGTTTTATCAAATTCCAAGTCGT GAGGAGTGCTTAAGGGGAATTTTGGAGCTGGTTCGGAGCTGGATCACTAGGAGTCCACACCACGCTGTATGGCTGAACTGTAAAGCAGCTTATGGCTATGAGTATTTGTTCACCAACCTGAGTGAGGAGCTGGGAGTCCAG GTTCATGTGGACAAGATGGATATGTTTAGAAACATGCCTGATATCCTCCATCACCTCACCACGGACCGAAACACCCAAATCCATGCCTGCCGCCACCCAAAG gcagAAGAGTATTTTCACTGGAATAAATTACCCTGTGGGATTActtccaaaaacaaaactgtgCTCCATACAATCAGCATCAAACCATCCACCATGTGGTTCGGAGAGAGAACCAGAAAAACCAACGTGATAGTGAG GACAGGAGAGAGCTCATACagagcttgcttttcttttcactCCTCCTACAGTGAG ATTAAAGATTTTTTGAGTTACATCTGTCCAGTGAATGCCTATCCAAATGTCATTCCAGTAGGCCTCACCGTGGATAAGGTCATGGACGT TTTAAAGCCTCTGTGCCGATCTTCCCGAAGTGCCGAACCAAAGTACAAACCACTTGGAAAACTGAAGAGAACCAGAACAATCTATGTAGACTCAG aggaggaagatgatCTCTTTGATGACCCTCTACCAATACCGTTAAGGCACAAAGTTCCGTACCAGCTAACTCTACATCCTGAGGTATTTCCAGTGAAGGCATTGCCACAAGACCAGTCTGAACTGAGACAAAGCCCTGGGTACTACAAAGCAGATAGTATGCAGAAGGCTTCTCTGGCCAACTTCATAGACTGTGAAGAATCTAACAGTGACACTGAAGAAGAGTTAGAAGCCCCACCTTCACTACAGGGAGGTCTGGGCCCTGTGATAGTCCCCCAGCAAAATGCTGATGCAGACACACCACAGTGGGAAGTGTTCTTCAAAAGAAAAGATGATGTCACAGATGAATGTTTGGAAAATTTACCTTCCTCCATAGAGACGGGGGAATCTCAGTCACcaaggcttctcactgactctgatgGAGAATCCACTCacatctcttcccagaattcatctCAGTCAACACACATAACAGATCAAGGAAGTCAAGgctgggacagccagggtgatACTATTTTGTTATCTTCCCAAGAGAGAAGTGCTGGGGATAGCACATCTTTGAACAGAGATGCCTACacaccaaaaagcagagagaatatttctgcctctcaaatgGAACAGAATGCACATGGTCCACAGGATTCTTACTGTGATTCGAAAAGCAGAGATGAGGGAAATGGAGGTCCTCACATTGGAGAACCAGATACTGTGAGTGGCAAGAAATCCCCACCTGAGAAAACATTACTAACCAGCACACATGCGGATTCACAGAGCTCCTCCGATTTTGAAATCCCCTCAACTCCAGAGGCTGAGCTTCCTAAACCAGAGCATTTACAGTATTTATATGGAAAACTGGCAACAGGTGAGAGTATAGTTGTCGAGAAAAGAAATGCTCACTCTTAG